A genomic stretch from Clostridiales bacterium includes:
- a CDS encoding ATP-binding protein: MNINKKIYPFTAIVGQEKMKLALILNIINPSLGGVLIRGEKGTAKSTAVRSLADLMPERSQIEGCRFSCDPSNIEQACQQCSEKIKNGKYNIIKSKMRVIDLPVSATEDRVVGTLDIEHAIQKGEKKFEPGLLAEANRNILYVDEVNLLDDHIVDVLLDSAAMGVNTVEREGISFTHPAKFTLVGTMNPEEGDLRPQLLDRFGLVVDVTGENETSKRIEIIKRRLEFEKNPKAFAKSYECEQKDLSVKIQKAMKILPNVTLEDSFFGTSAKISIALGVDGHRADIAMIKTAMTIAAYNMRETVSKEDLKEAASYVLPHRMRRRPFEGSQIDMDMVEGKIDEIIN; the protein is encoded by the coding sequence ATGAATATAAATAAAAAAATATATCCCTTTACGGCAATTGTAGGACAAGAAAAAATGAAATTAGCCTTGATTTTAAATATTATAAATCCTTCTTTGGGAGGAGTACTAATTAGAGGAGAAAAAGGGACTGCTAAATCTACAGCAGTACGATCATTAGCGGATCTTATGCCGGAACGTTCTCAGATAGAAGGATGCAGGTTTTCTTGTGATCCATCAAATATTGAACAGGCTTGCCAACAGTGTTCAGAAAAAATAAAAAATGGCAAATATAACATAATAAAGTCAAAAATGAGGGTGATTGATCTTCCAGTAAGTGCTACTGAAGATCGTGTAGTTGGGACTTTAGATATAGAACATGCTATTCAAAAGGGAGAAAAGAAGTTTGAGCCAGGCCTGCTGGCTGAGGCCAATAGAAATATTCTGTATGTAGATGAGGTTAATTTGCTGGATGATCATATAGTAGATGTATTGCTCGATTCAGCCGCTATGGGTGTTAATACGGTTGAAAGGGAAGGGATTTCTTTTACTCATCCTGCAAAATTCACATTGGTCGGTACTATGAATCCGGAAGAAGGTGATTTAAGACCGCAGCTTTTAGACCGTTTTGGATTGGTGGTTGATGTCACAGGGGAAAATGAAACCTCAAAGAGGATAGAAATAATTAAAAGAAGATTGGAATTTGAAAAAAATCCGAAAGCTTTTGCCAAAAGCTATGAATGTGAGCAAAAAGATTTATCAGTGAAGATACAAAAGGCTATGAAGATCCTTCCAAATGTAACTTTGGAAGATAGTTTTTTTGGAACTTCAGCGAAGATTTCCATAGCTCTTGGAGTTGATGGACATAGAGCTGATATAGCAATGATTAAAACTGCAATGACCATAGCTGCATATAATATGAGAGAAACAGTTTCAAAAGAAGATTTAAAAGAAGCCGCCAGTTATGTCTTGCCGCATAGAATGAGAAGAAGACCATTTGAGGGTTCACAAATAGACATGGATATGGTAGAAGGTAAAATAGATGAGATTATTAATTAG
- a CDS encoding iron ABC transporter permease — protein sequence MWENSSQIDNSLKDKGRWKAFMLLIFVFFAVSGFLISNSIGTMEISIPDILNAIFVKKEGPIRQVIWNIRLPRTIVAALAGANLAVSGAILQGVMRNPLADPHIIGISSGAGLAGVIILILFPHLTYLVPPVAFMGAMGAAVMIYALAWKGVQPLRVILAGVAVSSFLSAGISGLMVFYSDRVSGALMFMAGGLSARSWPHVRMILPYTIFGCAASFIMAEKLNILVLGDDIAKGLGLNVEMDRLILTAIGAILAASAVCVVGLLGFVGLIVPHTVRLLTGSDHRFLFPASALLGAGLVMISDTLARTLFSPQEIPVGIITAALGAPFFLFLLRRER from the coding sequence ATGTGGGAGAATAGTTCCCAAATAGATAACAGTTTGAAGGATAAAGGGCGATGGAAGGCTTTCATGTTGCTTATTTTCGTTTTTTTTGCGGTGTCGGGTTTTCTCATAAGCAATTCGATAGGTACCATGGAGATTTCGATTCCTGATATATTGAATGCGATATTTGTGAAAAAGGAAGGCCCTATACGACAGGTGATATGGAACATCAGGCTTCCGAGGACAATAGTTGCAGCTCTGGCAGGAGCAAACCTTGCCGTATCAGGGGCGATATTGCAGGGGGTCATGCGAAATCCCCTTGCAGATCCCCATATTATCGGGATTTCATCAGGCGCCGGTCTCGCAGGAGTAATAATACTTATTTTATTTCCTCATCTGACATATCTGGTACCGCCAGTTGCATTCATGGGAGCAATGGGTGCGGCGGTTATGATATACGCCCTTGCATGGAAAGGTGTACAGCCTTTGAGGGTTATACTTGCCGGAGTTGCGGTTTCATCTTTTTTAAGCGCTGGTATATCGGGGTTGATGGTTTTTTACAGTGACAGGGTAAGCGGAGCATTGATGTTTATGGCTGGAGGATTGTCGGCGCGAAGCTGGCCGCATGTCCGAATGATATTGCCATATACTATATTTGGATGTGCAGCTTCATTTATTATGGCAGAGAAATTGAATATATTGGTGCTGGGGGATGATATCGCAAAGGGCTTGGGATTGAACGTTGAGATGGACAGGCTGATTTTGACCGCTATCGGAGCGATACTTGCTGCCAGTGCAGTTTGCGTGGTAGGGCTTTTGGGATTTGTAGGACTGATTGTGCCACATACTGTAAGACTACTTACAGGGTCGGATCATAGATTTTTGTTTCCAGCATCGGCATTACTGGGAGCCGGGCTGGTTATGATAAGCGATACGCTGGCAAGGACGCTTTTTAGCCCCCAGGAAATTCCCGTAGGCATCATAACTGCAGCGCTGGGCGCTCCTTTTTTCCTGTTCCTCTTAAGGAGGGAAAGATGA
- a CDS encoding sirohydrochlorin cobaltochelatase produces MYKEQHKKSCTFTARKNMKKEKGILVASFGTTCVNALKSCIESIENRIRDSYSDYEIRRAFTSGIVIKKLKNRYGMEICGVDKALQKMKNDGFEEVIVQPLHIIPGTEYEDIKEVVEKYAKGKVFKKIMLGKPALFSYDDYIAVVNAIKAQLPVLRSNSAALLMAHGTSHFANACYCELQLMFQYGKLGNIYIGTVEGYPSIRDIIPVLKSRGIMEVNLMPFLLVTGNHVINDMAGGGSDSWSSILKSEGFAVNTYMHGLGENTAFQHIYVKHVRDCMDGNLANEVSTR; encoded by the coding sequence ATGTATAAAGAACAGCATAAAAAAAGTTGTACATTCACGGCACGAAAAAATATGAAAAAGGAAAAAGGCATCCTTGTTGCAAGCTTTGGAACAACCTGCGTAAATGCTTTAAAATCGTGCATTGAAAGCATTGAAAACAGGATTCGGGACTCATATAGCGACTATGAGATAAGAAGAGCATTTACATCGGGCATAGTAATAAAAAAGTTGAAAAACAGATATGGAATGGAAATCTGCGGTGTTGATAAAGCTCTGCAAAAGATGAAAAACGATGGTTTTGAGGAAGTTATTGTACAGCCTCTGCATATTATACCGGGGACCGAATATGAAGATATAAAAGAAGTGGTTGAAAAATATGCAAAGGGGAAAGTATTCAAGAAAATCATGCTTGGGAAGCCAGCATTATTCAGTTATGATGATTATATAGCTGTCGTAAATGCAATAAAGGCACAATTGCCGGTTTTAAGAAGCAATAGTGCTGCTTTACTGATGGCCCATGGGACTTCGCATTTCGCCAATGCATGTTACTGCGAGCTTCAGCTCATGTTCCAGTATGGTAAACTTGGCAATATATATATCGGGACAGTGGAAGGTTATCCGTCCATCCGCGATATAATACCGGTGTTAAAAAGCAGGGGTATTATGGAAGTTAATTTGATGCCTTTTCTGCTAGTTACAGGAAATCATGTAATAAATGATATGGCTGGTGGCGGCAGTGATTCATGGAGCAGTATATTAAAAAGCGAAGGTTTCGCCGTCAATACATATATGCATGGCTTGGGGGAAAATACGGCTTTTCAGCATATATATGTGAAGCATGTGAGGGACTGCATGGATGGGAATTTAGCGAATGAAGTAAGTACACGTTAA
- a CDS encoding 4Fe-4S binding protein, with amino-acid sequence MSFARIPQGKDYIERYGGSDLLSMAEGSQKEKNASKPDIMINRDICNFPTCSLCKDNCPSVSIDPSRENPQDKASCEVCHFCEEICPTGAITFSGRMHINKNNSIVKKLADDLMEHRELRRFRPLVSFDEVGTIKPGE; translated from the coding sequence TTGTCTTTTGCACGCATACCACAGGGGAAAGACTATATTGAACGTTATGGAGGATCTGATCTTTTATCAATGGCAGAAGGTTCTCAAAAAGAAAAAAATGCATCCAAACCTGATATAATGATAAATCGAGATATCTGTAATTTCCCGACATGTTCTTTATGCAAGGACAATTGCCCGTCGGTAAGCATTGATCCTTCCAGAGAAAATCCGCAGGATAAAGCATCATGTGAAGTTTGCCATTTTTGTGAAGAGATATGTCCTACCGGAGCAATAACTTTTAGCGGAAGAATGCATATAAATAAAAATAACTCTATCGTAAAAAAGTTGGCAGATGATCTAATGGAACATAGAGAACTGCGAAGATTCAGACCGCTTGTATCTTTTGATGAGGTGGGGACCATCAAGCCTGGCGAATGA
- a CDS encoding ABC transporter ATP-binding protein: MMYLVEVKNMHILLKNKKIIDGINLKFLRGKITSIIGPNGSGKTTILRAICRNIKLSQGTIDLDGKDISSYSTKGFAKKVAFLSQNHECPEDIAVRELVRYGRYAHKSWWRGDTKEDDSVVGWALEMTGMIDFAERSMGTLSGGEKQRAWISMALAQKPELLILDEPTTYLDICYQLEILELIKHLNEKEGITVIMVLHDINQAARFSDEIAIIKKGKVFASGSPFDVINTDNLREVFGVETDITYDSSGGNPVFYPKCIACS; encoded by the coding sequence ATGATGTATTTAGTTGAAGTTAAAAATATGCATATATTGCTTAAGAATAAGAAGATAATAGACGGGATAAATTTGAAATTTTTACGGGGTAAAATTACATCCATAATTGGCCCCAATGGGTCGGGCAAAACGACAATTTTAAGGGCAATATGCCGGAATATAAAGCTCAGCCAGGGGACTATTGATCTGGACGGGAAAGACATTTCTTCATACAGTACAAAGGGTTTTGCAAAAAAGGTTGCTTTCCTGTCGCAGAATCATGAATGTCCTGAAGATATAGCTGTAAGAGAACTGGTGAGATATGGCAGATATGCCCATAAATCATGGTGGAGGGGCGATACAAAAGAAGATGATTCAGTTGTCGGATGGGCTCTTGAAATGACAGGCATGATCGATTTTGCAGAGCGGAGCATGGGGACGCTTTCGGGTGGAGAAAAGCAGAGGGCATGGATATCTATGGCTCTTGCACAGAAACCTGAGCTTCTTATACTGGATGAACCCACGACTTATCTGGATATTTGTTATCAACTGGAAATACTGGAATTGATAAAGCATTTAAATGAAAAGGAAGGCATTACCGTAATCATGGTTTTGCATGATATCAACCAGGCAGCCAGGTTTTCGGATGAAATTGCAATTATTAAGAAAGGGAAGGTGTTCGCGTCAGGCAGTCCCTTCGATGTCATCAATACAGATAATTTGCGAGAGGTATTTGGAGTTGAAACGGATATAACTTACGACAGCAGTGGAGGAAATCCTGTATTTTATCCAAAATGCATTGCATGTTCGTAA
- the cobO gene encoding cob(I)yrinic acid a,c-diamide adenosyltransferase, with protein MEADRLEKGYIQVYTGNGKGKTTAALGLSLRAVCAGKKVYFAQFIKGMKYSELNAVKFLDGFSMKQYGRDCFIYNKPTEDDIALARKGLNECAKILSSGKYDLVVLDEINIALYYKLFTTDDVIEMLNNKAEGVEVVLTGRYAPPEIIERADLVTEMKEIKHYYTKGVEARVGIEK; from the coding sequence GTGGAGGCGGATAGATTGGAAAAAGGATATATACAGGTTTATACGGGAAATGGGAAGGGCAAGACGACTGCTGCCCTCGGGCTTTCATTGAGAGCAGTCTGTGCAGGCAAAAAAGTTTACTTTGCCCAGTTTATCAAGGGTATGAAATACAGCGAGCTGAACGCCGTTAAATTCCTTGACGGATTTTCGATGAAGCAGTATGGAAGGGATTGTTTCATTTATAATAAACCGACTGAAGATGATATCGCTCTGGCAAGGAAGGGGCTAAATGAGTGTGCAAAAATATTATCATCGGGGAAATACGATTTAGTAGTGTTAGATGAAATAAACATAGCGTTATATTATAAACTGTTTACCACAGATGATGTCATCGAAATGCTGAATAATAAGGCTGAAGGAGTGGAGGTCGTTCTTACGGGCAGGTATGCTCCTCCCGAAATAATCGAGAGAGCCGATCTTGTTACTGAGATGAAAGAGATAAAGCACTACTACACAAAGGGAGTAGAAGCGCGTGTGGGAATAGAAAAATAA
- a CDS encoding ABC transporter substrate-binding protein codes for MMKKFIGKLLTVILTGAVVLTGCGQKAQNTALKNNASSGQNQTQKNTATYPMTIKDDAGRTVVLQKKPEKIIALGSLMNALYDAGGKSIARCDSSSSDPLPEGTENLPTVGKSYNINMEKLISLQPDLVISQVGIHDKYTSVLETNKIPVIVLQMKTYDDIIQKFKLLGDLCGTSEKVNELIGNMKQKTDDVVSKLPPSPKKVLILYVTSQDVSVKLDNSIAGNVSQVLKLKNIASGTKPEKMGADNAPFSMEKVVESDPDVILVTTMVSSKDQAEERIKKDLESNPAWSGLRAVKEKKIVYLPQNLFLSNPGAKFYESVEYMAKAVYPEVYGNVGE; via the coding sequence ATGATGAAAAAATTTATCGGAAAACTATTAACAGTAATACTGACAGGTGCGGTTGTTTTAACAGGTTGTGGACAGAAGGCACAGAATACAGCGTTAAAAAACAATGCATCTTCAGGTCAAAATCAAACACAAAAGAATACTGCAACTTATCCTATGACTATAAAGGATGATGCAGGGCGTACCGTTGTCCTTCAGAAAAAGCCGGAGAAAATTATAGCTCTGGGTTCATTAATGAATGCATTATATGATGCCGGAGGAAAATCCATAGCAAGATGCGATTCGAGTTCCAGTGACCCTTTGCCTGAAGGAACTGAGAATTTGCCTACTGTTGGTAAGTCTTACAATATAAATATGGAAAAATTAATATCGCTTCAACCGGATCTTGTCATATCCCAGGTTGGGATTCATGATAAATACACTTCGGTTCTGGAGACTAATAAGATCCCGGTAATTGTACTGCAGATGAAAACTTATGATGATATTATCCAAAAATTTAAACTGCTCGGCGATCTGTGCGGAACCTCTGAAAAGGTCAATGAACTGATAGGGAATATGAAGCAGAAAACAGATGATGTCGTATCAAAGCTTCCGCCAAGTCCCAAAAAGGTGCTTATATTGTATGTTACATCTCAGGATGTATCTGTGAAACTTGACAACAGCATCGCTGGAAATGTTTCACAGGTTTTGAAATTAAAAAATATAGCGTCGGGAACAAAACCTGAAAAGATGGGGGCGGATAATGCGCCTTTCAGCATGGAAAAAGTCGTTGAGAGCGACCCTGATGTTATACTGGTTACCACCATGGTATCGTCGAAGGATCAGGCAGAAGAAAGAATCAAAAAGGATCTCGAGAGCAATCCGGCATGGAGCGGGCTCAGGGCTGTAAAAGAGAAAAAAATCGTATATCTCCCGCAAAATCTTTTCCTTTCCAATCCCGGAGCGAAATTCTACGAATCTGTAGAATATATGGCAAAGGCAGTTTATCCGGAGGTTTATGGGAATGTGGGAGAATAG
- a CDS encoding SPASM domain-containing protein yields the protein MIKKPSAEQLKPALNSLFQRCEFIYEHFGKMIVIREIEEAKRRLNCSVCSKEYCYASCGRSFVILPDGDVYPCGSLIDNSKYYMGNINNSSPKGIALTKQNAGKCNECSYFSVCPGGCPSRMIVNSGKPQVETLDCVLKKSAFEIADKLHKCL from the coding sequence TTGATAAAAAAACCTAGTGCTGAACAATTGAAGCCGGCGTTGAATTCACTTTTTCAAAGATGTGAGTTTATATACGAACACTTTGGTAAAATGATTGTTATACGAGAGATAGAGGAAGCCAAAAGACGGCTTAATTGTTCAGTATGCAGCAAGGAATACTGCTATGCATCTTGCGGACGTTCATTTGTAATTTTACCAGATGGAGATGTATACCCATGCGGTTCATTGATCGATAATTCAAAATATTATATGGGAAATATAAATAATAGTTCTCCAAAGGGCATTGCATTAACTAAACAAAATGCGGGTAAATGTAATGAATGCAGTTATTTTTCTGTTTGTCCCGGTGGATGTCCATCAAGAATGATCGTCAATTCGGGTAAACCACAAGTGGAAACATTAGATTGCGTTTTAAAAAAATCTGCTTTTGAAATTGCGGATAAGCTGCATAAATGCTTGTAA
- a CDS encoding radical SAM protein, whose protein sequence is MAKGRILVVLWTTSKCNLKCRYCYASAVKEKSDMDFETAVNALDRFSGQPMKIQFAGGEPLINYDLICKIYEYVEQCGYDAVFQMQTNGTLIDEEKAKEIKEMKIAVGVSIDGPPDINEWLRGGTKKAVYGIQCLANAGV, encoded by the coding sequence GTGGCAAAAGGCAGGATATTGGTTGTATTATGGACAACCAGTAAATGTAATTTGAAGTGCAGATATTGTTATGCCTCGGCAGTAAAGGAAAAATCTGATATGGATTTTGAAACAGCTGTTAATGCACTAGATCGTTTTAGCGGTCAACCTATGAAGATACAGTTTGCAGGAGGAGAACCATTAATAAACTATGATCTCATCTGTAAGATCTATGAATATGTAGAACAATGTGGATATGATGCTGTATTTCAAATGCAAACTAATGGAACTCTGATAGATGAAGAAAAGGCAAAGGAAATCAAAGAAATGAAAATCGCAGTTGGTGTGAGCATAGATGGCCCTCCGGATATAAATGAATGGTTAAGAGGAGGAACAAAGAAGGCGGTTTATGGTATCCAATGTTTAGCAAATGCAGGAGTATGA
- the bchH gene encoding magnesium chelatase subunit H, with translation MELAVVTVSNVVLEDMITACNEINKKWPESLCLKLFFAGNVAVKSYEEIENSLNKADIVILDLMGATQEFQSFIIKNCSKLTCNIISIGGENSHIRKMVRLGSFTFKDMRLKSMKMGDGKTHADMAKIMDMAERLGSAIPSGKLRDMRNYNYIRKYWRCASKTDMQNLLYLLLRDYGNMKCIPVPDEPSSATEETGICRPEDRKYYGSIEEYADENGFDENKPTVVMLYYGHDYPNRTSKCVEQLAEKISIFANVIPVAFTTVSGSGVGTLKTILSSSGRYKADIIVNFMSFRLGAGPMGGDGDAAIKVLEEFNVPVMHPFFMSKREIEEWRDSPQGVTPSEFLISIMLPELDGCIETIPVGAMVKKEKDQKYNVEISKLSLISERADKVVKRVKSWLALISKPNKDKKVALICYNYPPGEDNLFGGAFLDTFKSLENLLEALHKEGYSLEKLNAKQLMENFTMGKVANLGKWTDIQTSNMIKYKKANYENYLSGKKWEKDMIRQWGDVPGNIMSDGDNFLIPGLIDGNIFIGLQPSRGIHENIEKVYHDKSLLPHHQYIAFYKWIKEEFKADVIVHVGTHGTLEFLKGKECGMSGDCFPDMLVFDIPHAYLYYVGNPAEAMIAKRRSHAVMVSYEPPVFMEGGLYGELSRLEDMVNEYHEAKRSDPDRCRDIEKNIKKAAKSAQIYADDLQLLERELYRMKRSLVPKGLHVFGKSYSREEAMNYMKFVLRYDHAGVKSLRRLAAEAKGLDYDMLLDKSDTISLSELDNVASKIAEEFINYGKLPSVYGLNDGLKKDFTDTLEYGKKVYCKAMESHEIEGFLKVLSGEYLKARLAGDMIRDPEVLPSGYNMYQFDPRMVPSKTASDRGARISENTIKEYKLKFGEYPKSTAVILWGLETSRTQGETVGQILNYLGVRVASRKNIFQPQYEIIPYEELKRPRVDVVINMCGFFRDMFPNLIDDLNRIFKMVAELEEPEEINFFKAHTERVFKELLQKGYSKDEAWDLSTARLFGPAESEYGTGISKLIETKNWTDEKQIGKKYTESLKYVYSKNCRGKAVPELLNAHLQAVDIVSQIRSSHEYEVTDLDHYYEYFGGLSKSVEMAKGKKAVVYITDTTGERLETETIDKSIARGVRTRLLNPKWIDGMLEHKYHGVQKISKRFENILGLAATTNRVENWIFEGLHHTYVSDENMKRRMKENNRWAYMSMIETLLECNKRGYWKAKKNEIEELEKVYLEVEGDIEEKS, from the coding sequence TTGGAATTAGCAGTTGTTACTGTCTCCAATGTAGTGCTGGAGGATATGATCACGGCTTGCAATGAAATTAATAAAAAATGGCCTGAAAGTCTCTGCCTGAAGCTTTTTTTTGCAGGGAATGTTGCTGTAAAAAGTTATGAAGAGATTGAAAACAGCTTGAATAAAGCTGATATTGTAATATTGGATCTTATGGGGGCAACTCAGGAATTTCAGAGCTTTATCATAAAAAACTGCAGCAAACTGACTTGTAATATTATATCAATCGGTGGCGAAAACAGCCATATACGGAAAATGGTAAGGCTTGGATCTTTCACTTTCAAGGACATGAGATTAAAGTCAATGAAGATGGGCGATGGCAAGACTCATGCAGATATGGCCAAAATCATGGATATGGCTGAAAGACTTGGCAGTGCGATTCCATCCGGTAAATTGCGGGACATGCGGAATTATAATTACATACGTAAATACTGGAGATGTGCTTCAAAAACTGACATGCAGAATCTTTTGTATCTTTTGCTTCGCGATTATGGAAATATGAAGTGCATACCGGTGCCGGATGAACCATCGTCGGCCACTGAAGAAACAGGCATATGCAGGCCTGAAGACAGAAAGTATTATGGAAGCATTGAAGAATATGCGGATGAAAACGGATTTGATGAGAACAAGCCCACGGTTGTTATGCTGTATTACGGTCATGACTATCCCAATCGTACTTCAAAATGTGTAGAACAGCTCGCAGAGAAGATATCGATATTTGCAAATGTAATTCCGGTAGCATTTACTACGGTATCAGGAAGCGGGGTAGGCACTCTCAAGACAATCTTAAGCAGTTCCGGAAGATACAAGGCCGATATCATAGTCAATTTTATGTCTTTTCGCCTGGGAGCAGGACCGATGGGAGGAGATGGGGACGCTGCTATAAAAGTACTGGAGGAGTTCAATGTGCCTGTGATGCATCCTTTTTTCATGAGCAAACGCGAAATTGAGGAATGGCGCGATTCACCCCAGGGTGTCACCCCTTCCGAATTTCTGATATCCATTATGCTTCCCGAACTTGATGGCTGTATCGAAACGATACCTGTAGGGGCGATGGTGAAGAAAGAAAAGGATCAAAAATACAATGTGGAAATTAGCAAACTGTCTCTGATTTCGGAAAGGGCCGATAAGGTAGTTAAAAGAGTTAAAAGCTGGCTTGCGCTTATTTCAAAACCGAATAAGGACAAAAAAGTAGCTCTTATATGTTATAATTATCCGCCTGGAGAAGATAACTTGTTCGGAGGGGCTTTCCTTGACACTTTCAAATCTCTGGAAAATTTGTTGGAGGCTTTACATAAGGAAGGTTATTCCCTCGAAAAATTAAATGCAAAACAGCTTATGGAGAATTTCACGATGGGAAAGGTTGCCAACTTGGGTAAATGGACAGATATACAAACCTCAAATATGATAAAGTACAAAAAAGCAAACTATGAGAATTACCTTTCAGGCAAGAAATGGGAAAAAGACATGATACGGCAATGGGGTGATGTCCCAGGAAATATAATGAGTGATGGAGATAACTTTCTTATACCGGGTTTGATAGACGGGAATATTTTTATCGGGCTTCAGCCTTCAAGGGGCATCCATGAAAATATCGAAAAAGTATATCACGATAAAAGCCTTCTTCCACATCACCAGTATATAGCCTTTTATAAATGGATAAAGGAAGAGTTCAAGGCGGATGTTATTGTGCATGTAGGCACGCATGGAACGCTGGAATTTTTGAAGGGCAAGGAGTGCGGCATGTCGGGTGACTGTTTTCCGGATATGCTGGTTTTTGATATACCTCATGCATATCTGTACTATGTGGGCAATCCTGCTGAAGCCATGATCGCAAAACGCCGCTCCCATGCCGTGATGGTAAGTTATGAGCCTCCGGTATTTATGGAGGGTGGATTATATGGAGAACTGTCACGGCTTGAAGATATGGTAAATGAGTACCATGAGGCAAAAAGATCAGATCCTGATAGATGCCGTGATATAGAAAAGAATATAAAAAAAGCTGCGAAATCGGCCCAGATTTATGCGGACGACTTGCAGCTTCTTGAGCGGGAACTATACAGGATGAAACGCTCGCTTGTACCTAAGGGTTTGCATGTTTTTGGAAAATCCTATTCTCGTGAAGAAGCAATGAACTATATGAAATTTGTGCTCCGCTATGATCATGCGGGGGTTAAATCTCTAAGGAGGCTTGCGGCAGAGGCAAAGGGACTGGATTATGACATGCTGCTTGATAAAAGTGATACAATTTCGCTTTCAGAATTGGACAATGTGGCATCTAAAATAGCAGAAGAGTTTATAAATTACGGCAAGCTCCCGTCTGTATATGGATTAAACGATGGACTGAAAAAAGATTTTACCGATACGTTGGAATATGGCAAAAAAGTATATTGTAAAGCGATGGAATCCCATGAAATAGAGGGCTTTTTAAAAGTCCTTTCGGGAGAATATCTTAAGGCCCGCCTGGCAGGGGATATGATCAGAGATCCCGAGGTTTTGCCGTCAGGATATAATATGTACCAGTTTGATCCACGTATGGTACCAAGCAAGACAGCATCGGACAGGGGAGCGAGAATCTCAGAGAATACAATTAAGGAGTATAAACTGAAGTTTGGAGAATATCCAAAGAGTACGGCCGTAATATTGTGGGGGTTGGAGACTTCCAGGACTCAGGGAGAGACTGTAGGCCAGATACTGAATTATTTAGGTGTCAGGGTCGCAAGCAGGAAAAACATATTTCAGCCTCAATATGAAATAATACCATATGAAGAGCTAAAAAGACCGAGAGTTGATGTTGTTATAAATATGTGCGGCTTTTTTAGGGATATGTTTCCTAATCTTATTGATGATTTAAACAGGATATTTAAGATGGTTGCCGAGCTTGAAGAACCGGAGGAGATAAACTTCTTTAAGGCTCATACTGAAAGGGTTTTCAAAGAACTACTGCAAAAGGGATATTCGAAGGATGAAGCATGGGACCTTTCCACAGCCAGACTGTTTGGCCCCGCCGAATCAGAATACGGCACCGGAATCAGTAAGCTTATAGAGACAAAAAACTGGACCGATGAGAAGCAGATAGGGAAAAAATATACAGAAAGTCTTAAATATGTGTACAGCAAAAACTGCAGGGGCAAGGCAGTCCCTGAACTGCTGAACGCTCATCTTCAGGCAGTTGATATAGTATCTCAGATAAGGAGCAGCCATGAATATGAGGTAACCGACCTTGATCATTATTACGAATATTTCGGAGGGCTTTCGAAATCTGTGGAAATGGCCAAGGGTAAAAAGGCGGTGGTATATATTACGGATACCACGGGTGAAAGGCTTGAGACGGAGACCATAGATAAATCTATCGCAAGGGGGGTTCGTACCCGCCTCTTAAATCCGAAGTGGATAGATGGAATGCTTGAGCATAAATATCATGGAGTCCAGAAAATAAGCAAGAGGTTTGAGAACATCTTAGGATTGGCCGCTACTACCAACAGGGTGGAAAATTGGATATTTGAAGGTCTTCACCACACTTATGTATCCGATGAAAATATGAAAAGGCGCATGAAGGAAAATAATCGATGGGCTTACATGAGCATGATAGAAACGTTGCTCGAATGCAACAAAAGAGGATACTGGAAGGCCAAAAAGAATGAAATCGAAGAGCTGGAAAAGGTTTATCTTGAAGTGGAAGGCGATATTGAAGAAAAATCGTAG